The following is a genomic window from Akkermansiaceae bacterium.
TATCCCCCCCTAATCAGGGGTATTGTCAGTAGAGGAAATCATGGTAAACTGCGCCATCTTGTGTGTTACAAGTTGTCGCGCAGCGATCTGGCTAGTTTTCTGATGTGTGTGTTACATTCGATGACCGTCCATGCCAATGGATGACAGGAGCTGCGCGGCATATTTTTTCCCAACGGGGCCTTTTTCTCTGCGGGTCCCTGAATGGGGAGGCTCGCCATGACGCTGAAGCCTCTGCCCGCTTGAGCTTTTACCTTGCTAACGGCAGTATGCGCGCGGATATTAACGGAAATGTTACAACGCATATTCACCCTACCGCTTTTGATCGTCGCCGGATGCCTTATTCCATTGCCACTCAAGGCCCAGGCTTACTCCCCGAGCCGGGAGAACCCGCCTGTGGTGACCAGGGAGTTCCGGGCTGCCTGGGTCGCCAGTGTTTATAATATCGACTGGCCTAGCCGCAAGGGCCTCCCGGCCTCAGCCCAACAGGCGGAACTGCGTGCGATGCTCGACCAGATGGTCCGCTTGAACCTGAACGCGATGATCCTCCAGGTGCGCCCACACGGGGATGCCCTCTACCCATCGAGCATCGAACCCTGGAGTCCCTGGCTGACGGGAACGATGGGAAAATCACCCGGCTATGATCCGCTTGCCTACTGCATCTCCCAGGCGCATGCACGCGGCATTGAGGTGCACGCATGGTTTAATCCGTTCCGCGCCCTGCCCAATGCATCCATGCCGACCTCAAGTAACCATGTCTGCCGCACCCATCCATCGCTGATCCGCAATTTCAAGACCTGCAAATGGATGGACCCTGCCAGCAGCTTCACCCGCCAGAGGGCGTTGGCGGTCATCCTCGATGTCACCCGCCGCTACGATGTCGACGGCATCCACATTGATGATTATTTTTACCCTTACCCTGACGTGGATGCAAGTGGTAGGGCCAAACCCGTTTTCCCCGACGGAAAAAGCCCGGCGCAAAGACGCGGCTACGTCGATGACTTTGTGCAGCGGATGTACACATCCGTCAAAAAAACCAAACCCTGGGCACGCGTAGGAATCAGTCCGTTTGGCATCTGGAAACCGGGGGTCCCCTCCGGCACCACGGCGACCATCAACGCCTACGAACACCTGGCGGCGGATTCGCGCAAGTGGCTGGCCAACGGCTGGTGCGACTACATGTCACCACAGCTCTACTGGCGTATCCAGGGACCGCAAAGCTACACCAGGTTGCTCAGTTGGTGGCGTGGCCAGGGGAGTCGCCCGGTCTGGCCCGGAATCGCCACGGCCCGTATCAAGGGCAGTGAGGACCCAGGGCGGCCTGCCTCGGAAATCATCAACCAGGTGAACCTTTCCCGCACCACGGGACGCAATTACGCCGGCCACGTCCACTGGAGTATGAAATCACTGCGGGAAAACCGGGATGGTATTTCCTCCCTGCTCGCCAAAAACACCTACACCACCGCGGCTCTGGTTCCCCCGATGCCGTGGCTCAGCCAGGACAAACCAAAAACCCCCGCTCTCAGCGCGGCAAGTTCCGGCGCGACGACCCTGGCCAGGTGGTCAACTGTGCGGGGAGCCTCCAAGT
Proteins encoded in this region:
- a CDS encoding family 10 glycosylhydrolase, with product MLQRIFTLPLLIVAGCLIPLPLKAQAYSPSRENPPVVTREFRAAWVASVYNIDWPSRKGLPASAQQAELRAMLDQMVRLNLNAMILQVRPHGDALYPSSIEPWSPWLTGTMGKSPGYDPLAYCISQAHARGIEVHAWFNPFRALPNASMPTSSNHVCRTHPSLIRNFKTCKWMDPASSFTRQRALAVILDVTRRYDVDGIHIDDYFYPYPDVDASGRAKPVFPDGKSPAQRRGYVDDFVQRMYTSVKKTKPWARVGISPFGIWKPGVPSGTTATINAYEHLAADSRKWLANGWCDYMSPQLYWRIQGPQSYTRLLSWWRGQGSRPVWPGIATARIKGSEDPGRPASEIINQVNLSRTTGRNYAGHVHWSMKSLRENRDGISSLLAKNTYTTAALVPPMPWLSQDKPKTPALSAASSGATTLARWSTVRGASKYAVQARYGTNWFTVKVLPATLTSLSLSGKPDAIAVSSVDRYGTTSTPAVVTRRGR